A region of the Pseudoprevotella muciniphila genome:
AACTATCTCACAGGAAGAAGAATAAATGCACGTTTTGTCATAGAATTCTAAAACCATGCACAAAGCACCTCAATACACCATCTTCAAAGTTACGGAAAGAGACGCACTCCTGCCTTTCATCATGAAGTCATTGCAAGGGATCAGTCGCAATAAGGCAAAGGCTATATTGCAGGGAAACGGAGTGCGAGTGAATAAAAAAATTGTTTCACAGCATGATTTTGAACTGACGCAGGGAATGGTCGTTGAAATCAGCAAGAAGAAGGACAGGCAGACACTTAACAGCCGTTTTGTTAAGTTGGTGTATGAAGACAGCCACATCATTGTGATTGACAAAGCACCGGGAATTCTTTCTATGGCAAACAACCATAGTGCATTTTGCGTGAAGACCATACTCGACGAGTATCTTCACCGAACGCACCAAAAGTGTACGGTACACGTAGTGCATAGGTTGGACCGCGATACGTCGGGGCTTATGGTTTATGCCAAAAACATGAAGGCAGAGCAAATACTTGAGGATAATTGGCATGAAATAGTTACTGACAGAAGATACATTGCAGTCCTTTCGGGTAAGATAGAACAGAAGAAGGGTATGGTGGAGAGTTGGCTGAAAGAAAACAAACAGATGGTTACATATTCTTCACCTGATGAGGGCGATGGAAAGTACGCCCTTACAAGATATCGAACCATCAAGACTGATGATAAACACTCACTCGTTGAACTGAAACTCGAAACAGGACGTAAAAACCAAATCCGAGTCCACATGGCAGACATCAACCATCCTGTCTGCGGAGACGTAAAGTATGGTAACGGCGACAATCCTATCGACCGACTTTGCCTGCATGCTTATCGGCTTGATTTTTATCACCCCATGACAAGTGAACTTATGAAATTTGAGACACCGATTCCAAAAACTTTTAATGCCATCTTTTCATCAAAAGAACAAGACTCCTGATTTTCATATCTTACTGTACATCTCGATTAGGGTGTTTTTTTC
Encoded here:
- a CDS encoding RluA family pseudouridine synthase, with product MHKAPQYTIFKVTERDALLPFIMKSLQGISRNKAKAILQGNGVRVNKKIVSQHDFELTQGMVVEISKKKDRQTLNSRFVKLVYEDSHIIVIDKAPGILSMANNHSAFCVKTILDEYLHRTHQKCTVHVVHRLDRDTSGLMVYAKNMKAEQILEDNWHEIVTDRRYIAVLSGKIEQKKGMVESWLKENKQMVTYSSPDEGDGKYALTRYRTIKTDDKHSLVELKLETGRKNQIRVHMADINHPVCGDVKYGNGDNPIDRLCLHAYRLDFYHPMTSELMKFETPIPKTFNAIFSSKEQDS